In a single window of the Caulobacter soli genome:
- a CDS encoding SDR family NAD(P)-dependent oxidoreductase, which translates to MTSKVWFITGTSKGFGRIWTEAALARGDKVAATARDATTLQPLVDTYGDLVLPLTLDVDDKAAVDAAVAQAITHFGRIDVAVNNAGYGLFGTIEEVSEAEARAQMETNFFGALWVTQAVLPQMRKQGSGHIIQVSSIGGVNAFATIGLYHASKWALEGFSQSLAAEVAPLGIKVTIVEPAGYATDWSGPSAKQAKPIDAYSEARAARAKFRSAAIPGDPEASGPAILKVVDAAEPPLRVFFGTAGLPMTKAEYARRIETWEAWNDISIEAQGDLKAKQAR; encoded by the coding sequence ATGACAAGCAAGGTCTGGTTCATCACTGGGACGTCGAAGGGCTTTGGCCGGATCTGGACCGAGGCGGCGCTGGCGCGAGGCGACAAGGTCGCGGCGACGGCCCGGGACGCCACGACCTTGCAGCCGCTGGTCGACACCTATGGCGACCTCGTCTTGCCGCTCACGCTCGATGTCGACGACAAGGCCGCGGTGGACGCGGCGGTCGCGCAGGCCATCACGCATTTCGGCCGCATCGACGTGGCCGTCAACAATGCCGGCTACGGCTTGTTCGGGACGATCGAAGAGGTCAGCGAGGCTGAAGCCCGCGCCCAGATGGAGACCAACTTCTTCGGCGCGCTGTGGGTGACCCAGGCCGTCCTGCCGCAGATGCGCAAGCAGGGCTCGGGGCACATCATCCAGGTGTCGTCGATCGGCGGCGTCAACGCCTTCGCCACCATCGGTCTCTACCACGCTTCCAAGTGGGCCTTGGAAGGATTCAGCCAATCTCTGGCCGCCGAGGTCGCGCCGCTCGGCATCAAGGTCACGATCGTCGAGCCGGCGGGTTACGCCACCGATTGGAGCGGCCCTTCGGCCAAGCAGGCCAAGCCGATCGACGCCTATAGCGAGGCGCGCGCCGCGCGGGCGAAGTTCCGCAGCGCCGCCATCCCTGGAGATCCGGAGGCCAGCGGCCCTGCGATCCTGAAGGTGGTCGACGCGGCCGAGCCGCCCCTGCGCGTCTTCTTCGGCACGGCCGGCCTGCCGATGACCAAGGCCGAATACGCCCGCCGGATCGAGACCTGGGAAGCCTGGAACGATATTTCCATCGAAGCCCAGGGCGACCTGAAGGCCAAGCAGGCGCGTTGA
- the dusA gene encoding tRNA dihydrouridine(20/20a) synthase DusA has translation MLKVQKFQTHRFSVAPMMDWSDRHCRSLHRVLSRRALLYSEMVTSGAVLNGDREKLLGFDAGQHPVALQLGGSEPADLAAAAKIGEDYGYDEINLNVGCPSDRVQSGRFGACLMREPQLVADCMAAMAAAVSVPVTVKCRIGVDDQDPEHSLFELVDLSAKAGVTGFVVHARKAWLKGLSPKENRDVPPLDYPLVHRLKRERPELTIVINGGVPDLDVALEQLEHVDGVMLGRAAYHEPGLLGQVDRRVFGEDVADIDAFEAVELYKPYMAGQLAAGVHLAAMSRHMLGLFHGLPGARAWRRILTVEGVAAGAGLDVVDRALAAVRQAVDAREARFLETVAS, from the coding sequence ATGTTAAAAGTGCAGAAATTTCAAACGCATAGGTTTTCTGTCGCTCCGATGATGGATTGGAGCGACCGCCACTGTCGGTCGCTGCACCGTGTGCTGTCGCGCCGCGCGCTGCTGTACTCCGAGATGGTGACCAGCGGCGCGGTGCTGAACGGCGATCGCGAGAAACTGCTCGGTTTCGACGCCGGCCAGCATCCTGTGGCGCTGCAATTGGGCGGGTCCGAGCCGGCCGACCTGGCCGCCGCCGCCAAGATCGGCGAGGACTACGGTTACGACGAGATCAATCTGAACGTCGGTTGCCCTTCGGACCGCGTGCAGAGCGGCCGGTTCGGGGCCTGCCTGATGCGCGAGCCGCAACTGGTGGCCGACTGCATGGCGGCCATGGCCGCGGCGGTGTCCGTGCCGGTGACGGTCAAGTGCCGGATCGGCGTGGATGACCAGGATCCGGAGCACAGCCTGTTCGAACTGGTCGACCTGTCGGCCAAGGCCGGGGTGACCGGCTTCGTGGTCCACGCCCGTAAGGCCTGGCTGAAAGGTCTGTCGCCGAAGGAAAACCGCGACGTGCCGCCGTTGGACTATCCGCTGGTCCACCGCCTGAAGCGCGAGCGCCCGGAACTGACCATCGTGATCAACGGCGGCGTTCCCGATCTGGACGTCGCCTTGGAGCAGTTGGAGCATGTGGACGGGGTGATGCTGGGCCGGGCGGCCTATCATGAACCCGGTCTGCTGGGTCAGGTCGACCGCCGGGTGTTCGGCGAGGACGTCGCCGATATCGACGCCTTCGAGGCGGTCGAGCTCTACAAGCCCTACATGGCCGGACAACTGGCGGCCGGCGTGCATCTGGCGGCGATGAGCCGGCACATGCTGGGCCTGTTCCACGGCCTGCCGGGCGCGCGCGCCTGGCGCCGGATCCTGACCGTCGAGGGCGTGGCGGCCGGCGCGGGGCTGGACGTGGTCGATCGGGCCCTGGCGGCCGTGCGGCAGGCGGTCGACGCGCGCGAAGCCCGTTTCCTGGAAACGGTCGCCAGCTAA
- a CDS encoding TIGR02281 family clan AA aspartic protease, whose product MFKFASIAIVGALSAVGAAKAVVSLDDLRQPDLRGPAPAVAAADDGAAQIVKAADGHFWAEAKVDGRAVRFLIDTGATTVALSQTDAKRLGIDTKALDYSYKVMTASGETHAASVKLASVSVAGARVSDVDALVVEKGLETSLLGMSYLGRLSSFQATPRALVLRS is encoded by the coding sequence ATGTTCAAGTTCGCGTCCATCGCGATCGTAGGCGCGCTCTCCGCGGTCGGGGCGGCGAAAGCCGTCGTGTCGTTGGATGATCTGCGCCAACCCGACCTGCGAGGCCCAGCGCCCGCCGTGGCCGCCGCCGACGACGGGGCCGCGCAGATCGTCAAGGCCGCCGACGGCCACTTCTGGGCCGAAGCCAAGGTTGACGGCCGCGCCGTGCGCTTCCTGATCGACACCGGCGCCACGACCGTCGCCCTCAGCCAGACCGACGCCAAGCGACTGGGCATCGACACCAAGGCCCTCGACTACAGCTACAAGGTCATGACCGCCTCGGGCGAAACCCACGCCGCCTCGGTCAAGCTGGCCAGCGTTTCGGTGGCCGGCGCGCGCGTGAGCGACGTTGACGCCCTGGTCGTCGAAAAAGGCCTGGAGACGTCGCTGCTGGGCATGAGCTATCTGGGCCGGCTGTCCAGCTTCCAGGCCACGCCCCGCGCCTTGGTCCTGCGCTCCTAG
- a CDS encoding DUF1289 domain-containing protein — MTSPLDTVTSAPRPPRAIATPCVKVCAVDGVTGLCLGCRRTLPEIAGWARLSDEERAAIMAALPHRPDPMASLTAGLG, encoded by the coding sequence ATGACCTCGCCCCTCGACACGGTGACTTCAGCGCCCCGTCCGCCCCGCGCCATCGCCACGCCGTGCGTGAAGGTGTGCGCGGTCGACGGCGTGACGGGCCTGTGCCTGGGCTGCCGGCGAACCCTTCCGGAGATCGCCGGATGGGCCCGCCTGAGCGACGAAGAACGGGCGGCGATCATGGCCGCCCTTCCCCATCGCCCGGACCCTATGGCCAGCCTGACGGCCGGCCTGGGCTAG
- a CDS encoding nicotinate-nucleotide--dimethylbenzimidazole phosphoribosyltransferase, translating into MTASPFDDIHKLAADAPAAPASTFEGGDRLAELSAWLTDWTGKTPPAVLRPVVALYAGARQGVGPRGYARDRLEAVAAGGANVCRIAGVQGAGLEAFDLAIDRPTPDAVQKAAMSEKECAATMAFGMEALAKQPDLLIPGVIAAETDRAAGAIALALLGGEAGDWSDAPEPIAAAVARASAEDDLSDPLAALRQLGGRETAALVGAILAARVQKIPVLLDGYAACAAAAVLHALDPALIAHCQAGHVGPAKGHARLLDALGKRPLINLDITEEEGVGGVTALAVVRLACEVR; encoded by the coding sequence ATGACCGCTTCTCCCTTCGATGACATCCACAAGTTGGCCGCCGACGCGCCGGCCGCTCCAGCCTCGACCTTTGAAGGCGGCGATCGCCTCGCCGAGCTCTCGGCCTGGCTGACGGACTGGACCGGCAAGACGCCGCCAGCGGTGCTGCGCCCGGTCGTCGCCCTCTATGCCGGCGCGCGCCAGGGCGTGGGGCCGCGCGGCTATGCGCGCGACCGCCTGGAGGCCGTGGCCGCCGGCGGCGCCAATGTCTGCCGCATCGCCGGCGTCCAGGGCGCGGGGCTGGAGGCCTTCGACCTGGCCATCGACCGCCCGACGCCCGACGCGGTCCAGAAGGCCGCGATGAGCGAGAAGGAATGCGCCGCCACCATGGCCTTCGGCATGGAGGCGCTGGCCAAGCAGCCCGACCTGCTGATCCCCGGCGTCATCGCCGCCGAGACCGATCGCGCGGCCGGGGCCATCGCCCTGGCCCTGCTGGGCGGCGAGGCCGGCGACTGGAGCGACGCGCCCGAGCCGATCGCCGCCGCCGTGGCTCGCGCCTCGGCCGAGGATGACCTTTCCGATCCGCTGGCGGCCCTGCGCCAACTGGGCGGACGCGAGACCGCCGCCCTGGTGGGCGCGATCCTTGCCGCCCGGGTCCAGAAGATTCCGGTGCTGCTGGACGGCTACGCCGCCTGCGCCGCCGCCGCCGTGCTGCACGCCCTCGATCCTGCCTTGATCGCCCACTGCCAGGCCGGTCATGTCGGACCCGCCAAAGGCCATGCCCGTTTGCTGGACGCGTTGGGCAAGCGGCCGTTGATCAACCTCGACATCACCGAGGAAGAGGGCGTGGGCGGGGTCACCGCCCTGGCGGTGGTCCGGCTGGCCTGCGAGGTTCGCTAG
- a CDS encoding acyl-CoA dehydrogenase family protein yields MNLDFSPEDVAFRDEVRAFIAENYPAGLREKQEEGEEMAKEDFLSWHRVLAKKGWVAPAWPEKYGGPGWTSVQRYIWSEETARADCVPILPFGINMVGPVIYTFATPEQKERFLPPTLSGDIWWAQGYSEPGAGSDLASLKTKAERFTGDDGKEYYLVNGQKTWTTLAQHGDWIFCLVRTDPTAKIQEGISFLLIDMKSPGVTVRPIITLGGEHEVNEVWLENVKVPVENRIYDENKGWTCAKFLLAHERSGIAGVARSKRGIERIRQIAQTELGDDGQPLLSDPDFKRKVADLEIDLTALEYTELRTLAGEAAGKGPGPESSVLKIKGTEIQQRITELVLEAAGHYGAPYFRGFPKDGDNAHPIGPDFAHRAAPTYFNVRKTSIYGGSNEIQRNIIAKMVLGL; encoded by the coding sequence ATGAACCTCGATTTCTCGCCTGAAGACGTCGCGTTCCGCGACGAGGTCCGCGCCTTCATCGCCGAGAACTACCCCGCCGGCCTGCGCGAAAAGCAGGAGGAGGGCGAGGAGATGGCGAAGGAGGACTTCCTGTCCTGGCACCGCGTCCTGGCCAAGAAGGGCTGGGTGGCCCCGGCCTGGCCGGAGAAGTACGGCGGCCCGGGCTGGACCTCGGTCCAGCGCTACATCTGGTCCGAAGAGACCGCCCGCGCCGACTGCGTGCCAATCCTGCCCTTCGGCATCAACATGGTCGGGCCGGTGATCTACACCTTCGCCACCCCCGAGCAGAAGGAACGCTTCCTGCCGCCGACCCTGTCGGGCGACATCTGGTGGGCCCAGGGCTATTCGGAGCCCGGCGCGGGGTCTGACCTGGCCAGCCTGAAGACCAAGGCCGAGCGCTTCACCGGCGACGACGGCAAGGAATACTACCTGGTCAACGGCCAGAAGACCTGGACCACCCTGGCCCAGCACGGCGATTGGATCTTCTGCCTGGTCCGCACCGATCCGACCGCCAAGATCCAGGAAGGCATCTCGTTCCTTCTGATCGACATGAAGTCGCCGGGCGTGACCGTGCGGCCGATCATCACCCTGGGCGGCGAGCACGAGGTCAACGAGGTCTGGCTGGAGAACGTCAAGGTGCCGGTCGAGAACCGGATCTATGACGAGAACAAGGGCTGGACCTGCGCCAAGTTCCTGCTGGCCCACGAGCGCTCGGGCATCGCCGGCGTGGCGCGTTCCAAGCGCGGCATCGAACGCATCCGCCAGATCGCCCAGACCGAACTGGGCGACGATGGCCAGCCGCTGCTGAGCGACCCCGACTTCAAGCGCAAGGTCGCCGACCTCGAGATCGACCTTACGGCGCTGGAATATACCGAGCTGCGCACCCTGGCCGGCGAAGCCGCCGGCAAGGGCCCGGGACCGGAATCCTCCGTCCTGAAGATCAAGGGCACCGAGATCCAGCAACGGATCACCGAACTGGTGTTGGAAGCCGCCGGCCACTACGGCGCGCCGTACTTCCGGGGCTTCCCCAAGGATGGCGACAACGCCCATCCGATCGGCCCCGACTTCGCCCATCGCGCCGCCCCGACCTATTTCAACGTCCGCAAGACGTCGATCTACGGCGGCTCCAACGAGATCCAGCGCAACATCATCGCCAAGATGGTGCTGGGGCTCTAG
- a CDS encoding acyl-CoA dehydrogenase family protein yields the protein MDFNFTEEQSMVRDTVASFLQDKYDFETRRKIVASESGWRADYWKAFAEELGILGASFSEELGGLGGGAIDNMIIMEEFGKALVIEPYLGTVVIGGGFMKHSGYAGAASVIEGIVAGATTIAFAYAEPQGRYTWQDLKTTAKKDGSGYVLNGHKAVVVGAPFASHLVVTARTGGAQRDTGGVSVFLVDKSLPGIVTRDYPTVDGGRASEVYFENVSIPADALIGEEGGGLPLVNKVLDEATAAVGAEAVGVLRKLHEGTLDYAKQRKQFGTAISNFQVLQHRMVDMFIELEQAVSMTYMATIKLSESDAERAKAVSAAKVRIGRACKFVGQNAIQIHGGMGMTDELAIGHYFKRASIIEGLFGSVDHHLKRYESLSFGPASGKAA from the coding sequence ATGGATTTCAACTTCACCGAAGAGCAGTCGATGGTTCGCGACACGGTCGCGAGCTTCCTGCAGGACAAGTACGACTTCGAGACCCGCCGCAAGATCGTGGCGTCCGAGAGCGGCTGGCGCGCCGACTACTGGAAGGCCTTCGCCGAGGAGCTGGGCATCCTGGGCGCCTCGTTCAGCGAAGAGCTGGGCGGCCTGGGCGGCGGCGCGATCGACAACATGATCATCATGGAGGAGTTCGGTAAGGCGCTCGTCATCGAACCCTATCTGGGCACCGTGGTGATCGGCGGCGGCTTCATGAAGCACTCGGGCTACGCCGGCGCGGCGTCGGTGATCGAGGGCATCGTGGCGGGTGCGACCACCATCGCCTTCGCCTATGCCGAGCCCCAGGGCCGCTACACCTGGCAGGACCTGAAGACCACGGCCAAGAAGGACGGCTCCGGCTATGTCCTGAATGGTCACAAGGCCGTGGTGGTCGGCGCGCCGTTCGCCAGCCACCTGGTGGTCACCGCCCGCACCGGCGGCGCCCAGCGCGACACCGGCGGCGTCTCGGTGTTCCTGGTCGACAAGAGCCTGCCGGGCATCGTCACCCGCGACTATCCGACGGTCGACGGCGGTCGCGCCTCGGAGGTCTATTTCGAGAATGTCTCGATCCCCGCCGACGCCCTGATCGGTGAGGAGGGCGGTGGCTTGCCGCTGGTCAACAAGGTGCTGGACGAGGCGACCGCCGCCGTCGGCGCCGAGGCCGTGGGCGTGCTGCGCAAGCTGCACGAGGGCACGCTGGACTACGCCAAGCAGCGCAAGCAGTTCGGCACCGCCATCTCCAACTTCCAGGTGCTGCAGCACCGGATGGTCGACATGTTCATCGAGCTCGAGCAAGCCGTGTCGATGACCTACATGGCCACCATCAAGCTGTCCGAGAGCGACGCCGAGCGCGCCAAGGCCGTCTCGGCCGCCAAGGTCCGGATCGGCCGTGCCTGCAAGTTCGTGGGCCAGAACGCCATCCAGATCCATGGCGGCATGGGCATGACCGACGAGCTGGCCATCGGCCACTACTTCAAGCGGGCCTCGATCATCGAGGGCCTGTTCGGCTCGGTCGATCACCACCTGAAGCGCTACGAATCGCTGTCGTTCGGGCCGGCTAGCGGCAAGGCGGCCTGA
- a CDS encoding CC_3452 family protein, protein MRIFVTALVAASALSTGAFAAEGAVLKLKAPAKAPTLIQDGAMWRCNGDICAAPQVKSLPVGRACRKVAAELGAIATFNYRGEELDAAGIADCNTAAKP, encoded by the coding sequence ATGCGTATCTTCGTGACCGCGCTCGTCGCGGCCTCCGCCCTTTCGACCGGCGCTTTCGCGGCCGAAGGCGCTGTTCTCAAGCTCAAGGCGCCCGCCAAGGCTCCGACCCTCATTCAGGACGGCGCCATGTGGCGCTGCAACGGCGACATCTGCGCCGCGCCCCAGGTGAAGTCGCTGCCGGTCGGCCGCGCCTGCCGCAAGGTCGCCGCCGAACTCGGCGCGATCGCCACCTTCAACTATCGCGGCGAAGAACTGGACGCCGCCGGCATCGCCGACTGCAACACGGCCGCCAAGCCGTAG
- a CDS encoding TIGR00730 family Rossman fold protein, whose amino-acid sequence MSDLSSGQAAAAEAAKAVCVYCGSSNTADPAFLEAAFEIGGDFAKAGLKLVYGGGGVGLMGATARGAHAAGGKVLGIIPDFLRGREQPFDDVETVVVTSMHERKMMMFERSDAFVVLPGGIGTLEEIIELLSWRRLDLHRKPIVFHNPGGFWDPLFALLKHTIDQGLTPPSLANCWRVAEKASDITPTLLAWLAETGQENATSNVRLLT is encoded by the coding sequence ATGTCCGACCTGTCCAGCGGCCAAGCCGCCGCCGCGGAGGCCGCCAAGGCCGTCTGCGTCTATTGCGGCTCGTCGAACACGGCCGACCCGGCCTTCCTGGAAGCCGCCTTCGAGATCGGCGGCGATTTCGCCAAGGCGGGTCTCAAGCTGGTCTATGGCGGCGGCGGCGTGGGCCTGATGGGCGCGACGGCGCGCGGGGCGCACGCGGCGGGCGGCAAGGTGCTTGGCATCATCCCCGACTTCCTTCGCGGTCGCGAGCAGCCGTTCGACGATGTCGAGACCGTGGTCGTCACCTCGATGCACGAGCGCAAGATGATGATGTTCGAACGCTCGGACGCCTTCGTCGTGCTGCCGGGCGGCATCGGCACCCTGGAAGAGATCATCGAGCTGTTGTCCTGGCGACGTCTGGACCTGCATCGCAAGCCCATCGTCTTTCACAATCCCGGCGGCTTCTGGGATCCGCTGTTCGCCTTGCTGAAGCACACCATCGACCAGGGTTTGACCCCGCCTTCGCTGGCGAACTGCTGGCGCGTGGCCGAAAAAGCCAGCGACATAACGCCCACCCTCCTTGCCTGGCTCGCGGAAACCGGGCAGGAGAACGCCACGTCAAACGTTCGTTTGTTGACTTAG
- a CDS encoding Ig-like domain-containing protein, protein MIRIREIGFKSGAYKSAYAVVVLAMLALGACGREDKGWRHDPTAAKTEQVSPQAGYLKPPRVLSAVRQADGVALSGQAEALASVRLGAPTGEALVGKADAAGAWRLVVPLAAEPRLYGLSMTIEDRTVQAQGYLMVTPKGAAVLLRAGAGAEVMGQTSPSPRILAIDYDRGGGAVVSGVGTPGAGLGVRVDRTTRGEGKVGEDGRFSISLDHPLETGTHAVQVAGEGGEQLVIIDVSPALPPSGGPVRSTLLAAGWRVDWMNPGGGLQSTQLLDGAQ, encoded by the coding sequence ATGATCAGGATTCGCGAGATCGGTTTCAAGTCGGGCGCCTACAAGTCGGCGTACGCCGTGGTCGTGCTGGCCATGCTGGCGCTGGGAGCCTGTGGTCGCGAGGACAAGGGCTGGCGGCATGACCCCACGGCGGCCAAGACCGAGCAGGTTTCGCCTCAGGCGGGCTATCTGAAGCCGCCGCGCGTGCTGTCGGCTGTCCGTCAGGCCGACGGCGTGGCGTTGTCTGGCCAGGCCGAGGCGCTGGCCAGCGTACGGCTGGGCGCCCCGACCGGCGAGGCGCTGGTCGGCAAGGCCGATGCGGCGGGGGCCTGGCGGCTGGTCGTGCCCCTGGCCGCCGAGCCTCGGCTCTACGGCCTGTCGATGACCATTGAGGACCGGACCGTGCAGGCCCAAGGCTATCTGATGGTCACGCCGAAAGGCGCCGCCGTGCTGTTGCGCGCCGGAGCCGGGGCCGAGGTGATGGGCCAGACCTCTCCGTCGCCGCGCATCCTGGCGATCGACTACGACCGGGGCGGCGGGGCCGTGGTCTCCGGCGTCGGCACACCTGGCGCGGGCTTGGGCGTGCGCGTGGATCGCACCACGCGCGGCGAGGGCAAGGTCGGCGAGGACGGCCGCTTCTCGATCTCGCTTGACCATCCTCTGGAAACCGGAACCCACGCCGTGCAGGTGGCTGGCGAGGGCGGCGAACAGCTGGTGATCATCGATGTCAGCCCGGCCTTGCCGCCATCCGGTGGGCCGGTGCGGTCCACGCTCCTGGCGGCCGGCTGGCGGGTCGACTGGATGAACCCGGGCGGCGGCTTGCAGAGCACCCAGTTGCTGGACGGCGCGCAGTGA
- a CDS encoding ABCB family ABC transporter ATP-binding protein/permease → MAGRLDEPGRRLAEHPVAGRRAVRGMAPRSGAVAGAIAAPEVKANGWKAMADLFSLVMRSKAPGLRWRVTVALVFTFAGKFLGVIAPLLLGKAVNALSAGQGATVQVGLSFAALAGGWALIRFIAAVAPQARDAVFTPVAQAAQNKAAVETFAHALSLSIDFHQTKRTGSLSRVIDRGARSMDFLLRGLVFNIAPTAVELIMAAIVLAKAYDWRFALTAVVTVVIYGVVTFTISDWRIGHRRVMNEADAEAAGRAVDALLNYETVKAFGAEDRAVGGYENALTAYGDANIKATNSLTLLNTIQSAVMSLGLGVMAILAGSEAASGLIGPGDVTAAVLILVNLYGPLNILGFAYREIRQSFIDMEAMLELRRAQPDVADAANAIGLPPPADRRGGAVAFEDVSFRHGARSEGLQGVTFRAEPGTTVAIVGPSGAGKTTLVRLALRMIDPQAGRVTLDGHDLKALKQASLRRAVALVPQDVALFNDTVMANIAFARPEASEADVWAAAEAAELGEFIRNLPEGMATKVGERGLKLSGGERQRVGIARALLADPRVLILDEATSALDSRTEAAIQATLRKARAGRTTLVVAHRLSTIADADEIIVLRRGKVVERGPHAALLEAGGEYAALWRRQTREKPVEAGTVVD, encoded by the coding sequence CTGGCGGGTCGACTGGATGAACCCGGGCGGCGGCTTGCAGAGCACCCAGTTGCTGGACGGCGCGCAGTGAGGGGCATGGCGCCCCGATCCGGGGCCGTGGCCGGCGCGATCGCCGCGCCCGAGGTCAAGGCCAACGGCTGGAAGGCGATGGCCGATCTGTTCAGCTTGGTCATGCGGTCCAAGGCTCCGGGTCTGCGCTGGCGCGTGACCGTGGCCCTGGTCTTCACCTTCGCCGGCAAGTTCCTGGGCGTTATCGCGCCGTTGCTGCTGGGCAAGGCGGTTAACGCCTTGAGCGCGGGGCAGGGGGCGACGGTCCAGGTCGGCTTGAGCTTCGCGGCCCTCGCCGGCGGCTGGGCGCTGATCCGCTTCATCGCCGCCGTCGCCCCCCAGGCGCGCGACGCGGTGTTCACGCCCGTGGCGCAGGCGGCTCAGAACAAGGCGGCGGTCGAGACCTTCGCTCACGCCCTGTCGCTGTCGATCGACTTCCACCAGACCAAGCGCACGGGCTCGCTGTCGCGGGTGATCGATCGCGGTGCGCGGTCGATGGATTTCCTGCTGCGCGGCCTGGTGTTCAACATCGCCCCCACGGCGGTGGAACTGATCATGGCCGCCATCGTGCTGGCCAAGGCCTATGACTGGCGCTTCGCTCTGACGGCGGTGGTCACGGTGGTGATCTACGGCGTGGTGACCTTCACGATCTCGGATTGGCGGATCGGCCATCGTCGGGTGATGAACGAGGCCGACGCCGAAGCGGCCGGCCGCGCCGTCGACGCCCTGCTGAACTACGAGACGGTCAAGGCCTTCGGCGCCGAGGATCGCGCGGTCGGCGGTTATGAAAACGCCCTGACGGCCTATGGCGACGCCAACATCAAGGCGACCAACTCGCTGACGCTGCTCAACACGATCCAGTCGGCGGTGATGAGCCTGGGGTTGGGCGTGATGGCCATCCTGGCCGGCAGCGAGGCGGCCTCGGGCCTGATCGGTCCGGGCGACGTCACCGCCGCCGTGCTGATCCTGGTCAATCTGTATGGACCGTTGAACATCCTCGGCTTCGCCTATCGCGAGATCCGCCAGTCGTTCATCGACATGGAGGCCATGCTCGAGCTGCGCCGGGCCCAGCCCGATGTGGCCGACGCGGCCAACGCCATCGGCCTGCCGCCGCCCGCTGACCGGCGTGGCGGGGCGGTGGCCTTCGAAGACGTGTCGTTCCGCCACGGCGCGCGTTCCGAGGGCTTGCAGGGCGTCACCTTCAGGGCTGAGCCCGGAACGACCGTGGCCATCGTCGGTCCCTCGGGCGCGGGCAAGACCACCCTGGTGCGCCTGGCCCTGCGGATGATCGATCCCCAGGCGGGCCGCGTCACCCTGGACGGCCACGACCTGAAGGCGCTGAAGCAGGCCTCGCTGCGCCGGGCGGTGGCGCTGGTGCCGCAGGACGTGGCCCTGTTCAACGACACGGTGATGGCCAACATCGCCTTCGCCCGCCCCGAGGCTTCGGAAGCCGATGTCTGGGCTGCGGCCGAGGCGGCCGAGCTGGGCGAGTTCATCCGCAACCTGCCCGAGGGCATGGCCACCAAGGTCGGCGAACGCGGGCTGAAGTTGTCGGGCGGCGAGCGTCAGCGCGTGGGAATCGCCCGGGCCTTGCTGGCCGACCCCCGCGTGCTGATCCTGGACGAGGCCACCAGCGCGCTCGACAGCCGCACCGAAGCGGCCATTCAGGCCACCCTGCGCAAGGCGCGGGCAGGGCGTACGACCCTGGTCGTGGCTCACCGCCTGTCGACCATCGCCGACGCCGACGAGATCATCGTGCTGCGCCGTGGAAAGGTTGTGGAGCGCGGCCCTCACGCGGCGCTTTTGGAGGCTGGGGGCGAATACGCGGCGTTGTGGCGGCGGCAGACTCGGGAGAAACCTGTGGAGGCGGGGACGGTCGTCGATTGA
- a CDS encoding VOC family protein, with the protein MRYLHTMVRVKDLDASLRFYCEGLGLTEAYRMENEKGRFTLVFLAAPEDAELAKERKAPLVELTYNWDPEDYQGGRNFGHLAYRVDDIYETCQRLMDMGVTINRPPRDGHMAFVRSPDNISIELLQDGNLDPAEPWASMPNTGAW; encoded by the coding sequence ATGCGCTATCTGCACACCATGGTCCGTGTGAAGGACCTCGACGCTTCGCTGCGCTTCTATTGCGAAGGCCTTGGCCTGACCGAGGCCTATCGAATGGAGAACGAGAAGGGGCGTTTCACCCTGGTGTTCCTGGCCGCGCCTGAAGACGCCGAATTGGCCAAGGAGCGCAAGGCGCCGTTGGTCGAACTGACCTATAACTGGGATCCCGAGGACTATCAGGGCGGCCGCAATTTCGGCCACCTGGCCTATCGGGTCGACGACATCTACGAGACCTGCCAGCGGTTGATGGACATGGGCGTGACGATCAACCGTCCGCCGCGCGACGGCCACATGGCCTTCGTCCGCTCGCCCGACAACATCTCGATCGAGCTGCTGCAGGACGGCAATCTGGATCCGGCCGAGCCCTGGGCCTCGATGCCGAACACGGGCGCTTGGTAG